One segment of Danio aesculapii chromosome 3, fDanAes4.1, whole genome shotgun sequence DNA contains the following:
- the ccdc134 gene encoding coiled-coil domain-containing protein 134 codes for MLSVCALLLLAAPAALGSDSDTHRHRHDSNLEIYKRLFETKRKDQLNALKNLVELNDINQQYKIIDIMLKGLFKVLEDSRAVLIAANMRPDDPFPLDDKLKEAYSHVVENTAFFGDVALRFPRIVHHYYERNADWSVLLRWGLSFCNHTGVFSGGAHQHVLTLMSQELGITEKSADFVNPYRTERDDVLQTAEAFQKILREEEKRRRKEEKRKEIRKGPRISRSRTEL; via the exons ATGTTGAGTGTTTGCGCTCTGCTGCTGCTGGCGGCTCCAGCTGCCCTCGGCTCCGActctgacacacacagacaccgacACGACTCCAACCTGGAGATCT ATAAGCGTCTGTTCGAGACGAAGAGGAAAGATCAGCTGAACGCTCTGAAGAATCTGGTGGAGCTCAACGACATCAACCAGCAGTACAAGATTATCGACATCATGCTCAAGGGCCTCTTcaag gtgctGGAGGACTCCAGAGCTGTTCTCATAGCTGCTAACATGCGGCCTGACGATCCGTTCCCACTCGACGACAAACTCAAAGAAG cgtaCTCCCACGTAGTGGAGAACACGGCGTTCTTCGGTGACGTGGCTCTGCGTTTCCCGCGTATCGTGCACCATTATTACGAGCGTAACGCAGACTGGAGTGTGTTGCTGCGCTGGGGTCTGAGCTTCTGCAACCACACCGGGGTCTTCAGCGGAGGAGCACACCAGCACGTGCTCACACTG atgtcACAAGAGCTAGGGATCACGGAGAAATCTGCAGACTTCGTCAATCCATACAGGACAGAACGAGATGAT GTGCTGCAGACGGCCGAGGCCTTCCAGAAGATTCTGCGtgaggaggagaagaggaggaggaaggagGAGAAGAGGAAAGAGATCCGGAAAGGGCCGCGCATCTCTCGCTCGCGCACCGAGCTGTGA